A window of the Coprobacter fastidiosus genome harbors these coding sequences:
- a CDS encoding DUF5010 domain-containing protein, which translates to MNKRLSSYFAAGLMACLVGFSGNKAEAQEVFSNNWYVGNTEAGEWIRYKQVYLAEGDYRFTTRVAARRDNCKLHLELNNETLVSGVKVPATQNGEFTLVHLGHKHLKKGYYDIKLVFDTDDINCDMIFIRKSSATSNNVLDDDIQYSLNWDDPMPIFAITATNFTSAALAKCGDKGDNGSWTDKNNNYFTAEQMLRWYKQQLYTYTPENTEEAMDQLVSELVEAKVEVAYMHGRGDHDKVHNVDDRLYTGGPGAFGPRLIKRFVDAVKRSPYAKDHLKMAYFVDNAVFPRAYDDPKYGNTTGKTMEWGDPDFQEYIWNYMFKPWYEVVPKDMLYIRPSSGAVPIQLWTANFSEYDYNKKDNKILEFLEYIEGKMDETFGLKVDWILPDNFWKRDPRTEEKAAGIQGWFTWGANITPTPWEFKGKYYSFAFNGGRLPLNNVWYNDWVYDKDPILETGTPVLDNSGKPKDDAHFSSLAKDGKTPVIREIFENGKKVKSEWIVLESWVDWAEGSTWYRSDHPEYLYPNQYISLVREFADEESQCILLEAEGCDDYYDKTPGNSGGAYRYEWHHGKESDLDIYRPLHNILDLCKQGTASWPSTAHVTNFTAGFNDVWQSTSVGNIVCKPIHGEDPSSSFLPIDKKPSGSLKKLALGKYYAWAITDVSGNNKVYRTELQPGAACNQAYGWVDVTNGQPMADLDLNMREVWGIDAEGAVYYRNLHGEVRLDGGTKQQTNWIKVGDDNIRLKSITADDKFVWGFTTDGKLVRMSSESKKGFLEVGNPYNLTKIDAGGGEVWGVNEDKEIYRINSSGAGEWERILTNGIIPDDKAENVSVGYEYVWIQGVPVTTGRSKSSTYYRAILDGFQGKSVYALAGSSTGTGVDITNAETKVSAFPNPFTDFVRVDVSAFIAEPAQVALYDMKGNLVMSRMEQLQEGQNRITLNTSSLNNGVYILKVISEHSKAIIKLVK; encoded by the coding sequence ATGAACAAACGATTATCTTCTTATTTTGCTGCCGGGTTGATGGCCTGTTTGGTAGGCTTTTCGGGGAATAAGGCAGAGGCTCAGGAAGTATTTTCCAATAACTGGTATGTCGGAAATACCGAAGCCGGTGAATGGATACGTTACAAACAAGTTTATTTGGCTGAAGGTGACTACCGTTTCACTACCAGAGTCGCTGCTCGTAGGGATAACTGTAAGTTACACCTTGAGTTGAATAACGAAACTTTGGTAAGCGGTGTTAAAGTGCCTGCTACTCAAAACGGAGAATTTACTTTGGTGCATTTAGGCCATAAGCATTTAAAAAAAGGCTATTATGACATAAAACTTGTTTTTGATACGGATGATATCAACTGTGACATGATTTTTATTCGTAAGAGCTCTGCAACATCAAATAATGTATTAGATGATGATATTCAATACAGCTTGAATTGGGATGATCCGATGCCTATTTTTGCGATTACCGCTACGAATTTTACCAGTGCGGCTTTGGCAAAGTGTGGAGATAAAGGCGATAATGGGAGCTGGACGGATAAAAATAATAACTATTTTACTGCCGAGCAAATGCTGAGATGGTATAAGCAGCAATTATATACTTATACGCCAGAAAATACTGAGGAAGCAATGGACCAATTGGTTTCGGAACTGGTCGAAGCTAAAGTGGAAGTAGCTTATATGCATGGACGAGGAGATCATGATAAGGTGCATAATGTCGATGACCGTCTTTATACAGGAGGTCCTGGAGCTTTCGGTCCGCGTCTGATCAAACGATTTGTAGACGCGGTAAAACGTTCACCTTATGCTAAGGACCATTTAAAAATGGCCTATTTTGTAGATAATGCTGTATTTCCACGTGCTTATGATGATCCGAAGTATGGCAATACGACCGGGAAGACAATGGAATGGGGTGATCCTGATTTTCAGGAATATATTTGGAACTATATGTTTAAACCTTGGTATGAGGTCGTTCCGAAAGATATGTTATATATACGTCCTTCTTCCGGAGCTGTACCTATTCAGTTGTGGACGGCTAATTTTTCGGAATACGACTACAATAAAAAGGATAATAAAATATTAGAGTTTTTAGAATATATCGAAGGTAAAATGGATGAAACTTTCGGATTGAAGGTCGATTGGATTTTACCGGATAATTTCTGGAAAAGAGATCCGCGTACTGAAGAGAAAGCTGCAGGTATTCAGGGATGGTTTACTTGGGGAGCTAATATAACACCGACACCATGGGAGTTTAAGGGAAAGTATTATAGTTTTGCTTTTAATGGAGGACGATTGCCCCTGAATAATGTATGGTATAACGATTGGGTATATGATAAAGACCCGATACTTGAGACCGGAACTCCTGTTTTGGATAACAGTGGAAAGCCCAAGGATGATGCTCATTTTTCTTCATTGGCAAAAGATGGAAAAACGCCGGTTATTCGTGAAATTTTCGAAAATGGCAAAAAAGTCAAATCAGAGTGGATTGTATTGGAATCTTGGGTAGACTGGGCCGAGGGGTCAACGTGGTATCGGAGCGATCATCCGGAATATTTATATCCTAATCAATATATATCATTGGTTCGAGAATTTGCCGATGAAGAATCTCAATGTATTCTTCTTGAGGCGGAAGGCTGTGACGATTATTATGATAAAACTCCGGGAAACTCGGGCGGCGCTTATCGGTATGAATGGCATCACGGTAAAGAATCCGATTTGGATATCTATCGTCCTCTGCACAATATCTTAGATTTGTGCAAACAAGGAACTGCTTCTTGGCCGTCAACTGCACACGTAACGAATTTTACGGCAGGATTTAATGATGTATGGCAGAGTACATCGGTAGGAAATATTGTTTGTAAACCGATTCATGGAGAAGATCCGTCCTCATCTTTTCTTCCTATCGATAAAAAGCCGAGTGGATCTTTGAAAAAATTAGCATTGGGAAAATATTATGCTTGGGCTATAACGGATGTAAGCGGAAATAATAAAGTTTATCGTACGGAATTACAGCCGGGGGCGGCTTGCAATCAGGCTTATGGTTGGGTAGATGTGACGAATGGTCAGCCGATGGCGGATCTTGATCTGAATATGCGAGAGGTTTGGGGTATCGATGCCGAAGGTGCTGTATATTATCGCAATTTACACGGGGAAGTTCGTCTTGATGGAGGTACGAAGCAACAGACAAATTGGATCAAAGTGGGAGATGATAATATCCGGTTAAAGTCGATTACGGCCGATGATAAATTCGTATGGGGATTTACTACTGACGGGAAATTAGTTCGGATGTCTTCTGAAAGTAAGAAAGGTTTTCTTGAAGTCGGAAATCCGTATAATCTGACTAAAATTGATGCCGGTGGCGGTGAAGTATGGGGTGTTAATGAAGACAAAGAAATTTATCGAATTAATTCATCCGGAGCAGGAGAATGGGAACGTATTTTGACAAATGGTATTATTCCTGACGATAAGGCAGAAAATGTCAGTGTCGGATATGAATATGTTTGGATACAAGGAGTACCTGTTACTACCGGACGATCGAAATCTTCTACATATTATCGGGCGATTTTGGATGGATTCCAAGGTAAAAGTGTTTATGCTTTGGCGGGCAGTTCTACGGGAACGGGTGTGGATATTACAAATGCAGAAACTAAAGTATCTGCTTTCCCGAATCCGTTTACAGATTTTGTTCGGGTAGATGTTTCTGCATTTATAGCAGAGCCTGCACAGGTTGCATTATATGATATGAAAGGTAATTTGGTTATGTCCAGAATGGAACAGTTGCAGGAGGGACAAAATCGTATTACATTGAATACTTCGAGTCTGAATAATGGTGTCTATATTCTGAAAGTGATTTCAGAACACAGTAAAGCAATAATAAAGCTGGTAAAATAA
- a CDS encoding alpha/beta hydrolase translates to MKNRVLITFVLLLSVIGVNRVFAQKYENNRYGLTLEKKENGYVLKDAKTIERLEVFDIEKAPADMFVPYKHKMRKLKSEDFNQCTTLHYVFKEYPNHKLVIEVDLPKNNKDKKIPYMVWIHGGGWHGGDCMGHKGISTYLASHGIAGIRVSYSFPSDGSNFKDSYQDLKDALKFIHKHAKEWNLDEKNFGFGGHSAGGHLSSYMAMTTKGTKFLVAFNGIYDIEHVKPGFVPGKDFTYFGTTDSQRADASPVNKVPKNPPYVILTYSGGDYLVDQDQMLRFEKALKVRNARVETHYKNYYSHAGFIGGSDIYEDMMIYVLKKAQEILQ, encoded by the coding sequence ATGAAAAACAGAGTATTGATAACATTTGTATTACTCTTATCTGTTATCGGGGTAAATAGAGTTTTCGCGCAAAAATATGAAAATAACCGTTATGGATTGACATTAGAAAAGAAAGAAAACGGTTATGTTTTGAAAGATGCTAAAACAATTGAACGTTTAGAAGTATTCGATATTGAAAAAGCTCCGGCAGATATGTTTGTACCTTATAAGCATAAAATGCGAAAACTTAAATCCGAAGATTTTAATCAGTGTACGACTCTCCATTATGTATTTAAAGAATATCCTAATCACAAATTAGTAATAGAAGTCGATTTACCAAAGAATAATAAGGATAAAAAAATACCGTATATGGTATGGATTCATGGTGGAGGATGGCATGGTGGAGATTGTATGGGACATAAGGGAATTTCTACTTATTTGGCGTCTCATGGTATTGCAGGTATAAGGGTTTCGTATTCTTTTCCGTCTGACGGTTCTAATTTTAAAGACTCTTATCAGGATTTAAAGGATGCATTGAAGTTTATCCATAAACATGCTAAGGAATGGAATCTCGATGAGAAGAATTTCGGTTTCGGAGGGCATTCCGCAGGCGGGCATCTTTCTTCTTATATGGCAATGACGACTAAAGGAACGAAATTTCTGGTTGCATTTAATGGAATATACGATATAGAACATGTCAAACCGGGATTTGTACCTGGAAAAGATTTTACCTATTTCGGAACAACGGATTCCCAACGTGCGGATGCATCTCCGGTTAATAAAGTGCCGAAAAATCCTCCGTATGTGATACTTACATATAGCGGGGGCGATTATTTGGTAGATCAGGACCAGATGCTTCGTTTTGAAAAAGCGCTAAAAGTGCGTAATGCTCGAGTAGAAACTCATTATAAAAATTATTATTCACATGCAGGGTTTATAGGAGGGTCTGATATTTATGAAGACATGATGATTTATGTACTGAAAAAAGCGCAGGAGATTTTACAATAG
- a CDS encoding GH92 family glycosyl hydrolase: protein MRNIQNFLLGALALLVSCSTPNVTEKTPVDYVNPYMGNISHLLVPTFPTIHLPNSMLRVYPERPDYTSDQIKGLPLIVTSHRGSSAFNLSPYQGREETLRPVVNYTYDNEVIKPYYYRVYLDEQNTDIKYAPSYQSAQYEISYEKDAPVYLILNSKNGAMRVNDNTVSGYQQLENNTRVYLYLETENKPEKTGVLQDNKLNTELDTIRGNNACVALYFGDKAQVQKIRYGISFISEEQAKSNMEREQKFYDVNALAEAGKKVWNDALGKIEVQSPDENEKTIFYTSLYRCYERPVNISEDGRYFSAFDGKVHEDGGNAFYTDDWIWDTYRATHPLRVLIDTLTETNVIRSYILMAEQMGDMWMPTFPEITGDSRRMNSNHAVATVADAYAKGLRGFDLEKAYLVCKKGIEEKTLAPWSGKPAGWLDDFYKKNGYIPALAPGEKETVPEVHHFEKRQPIAVTLGTSYDQWCLSQIAEDLGKKDDAEHYLKCSYNYRNVYNPETQFFHPKDKNGKFIEPFDYRFSGGQGAREYYGENNAWVYRWDVPHNVGDLIAIMGGVDRFIENLNQTFREPLGRGKYSFYAQLPDHTGNVGQFSMANEPSLHIPYLYNYAGQPWMTQKRIRTLLKEWFRNDLMGVPGDEDGGGMSAFVAFSSMGFYPVTPGSPTYNIGSPMFPYVKMTLSNGKIFEIIAENCSDENKYIQSATLNGKELNQPWFNHSDIANGGKLVLKMGDKANKAWGSDLKNVPPSAKSL from the coding sequence ATTTCCTACTATTCATCTTCCGAACTCTATGTTAAGAGTTTATCCTGAACGTCCTGATTACACGTCCGACCAAATTAAAGGATTACCCTTAATTGTAACCAGCCATCGTGGAAGTAGTGCATTTAATCTGAGTCCTTATCAAGGTCGTGAAGAAACTCTACGTCCTGTCGTGAATTATACTTATGATAATGAGGTTATAAAACCTTATTATTATAGGGTATATCTTGATGAACAAAATACAGATATAAAGTATGCTCCGAGTTATCAATCGGCTCAATATGAAATTTCGTATGAAAAAGATGCTCCGGTTTATTTGATTTTGAATAGTAAAAACGGAGCGATGCGAGTAAATGATAATACGGTAAGCGGATATCAGCAGCTTGAGAATAACACTCGGGTATATCTTTATCTCGAAACGGAAAATAAACCCGAAAAGACCGGTGTATTGCAAGATAATAAGTTAAATACTGAATTGGACACTATTCGCGGAAATAACGCATGTGTTGCATTATATTTCGGAGATAAAGCTCAAGTGCAGAAAATTCGTTATGGCATTTCTTTTATTAGCGAAGAACAAGCTAAGAGCAATATGGAACGTGAACAAAAATTCTATGATGTGAATGCTTTGGCGGAAGCCGGGAAAAAAGTTTGGAATGATGCTTTAGGTAAAATAGAGGTTCAGAGTCCTGATGAAAATGAAAAGACTATATTCTATACTTCTTTATATCGGTGTTATGAGCGTCCCGTCAATATCAGTGAAGATGGAAGATATTTTAGTGCATTTGACGGGAAAGTACATGAAGATGGTGGAAATGCATTTTATACGGACGATTGGATTTGGGATACATATCGGGCGACACATCCTTTGCGCGTATTGATAGACACGTTGACCGAAACGAATGTAATTCGGTCTTATATATTGATGGCAGAACAGATGGGTGATATGTGGATGCCAACCTTCCCTGAAATCACTGGCGATTCTCGTCGGATGAATTCGAATCATGCCGTTGCGACAGTTGCGGATGCATACGCTAAAGGATTGAGAGGTTTTGATTTGGAAAAAGCTTATTTGGTATGTAAAAAAGGAATAGAAGAAAAAACTTTAGCTCCGTGGAGCGGAAAACCTGCAGGTTGGTTAGATGATTTTTATAAAAAGAACGGTTACATTCCGGCTTTAGCACCGGGAGAAAAGGAAACAGTTCCTGAAGTTCATCATTTTGAGAAGCGGCAACCTATAGCGGTTACTTTAGGTACAAGTTATGATCAATGGTGTCTTTCCCAGATTGCTGAAGATTTAGGGAAGAAAGATGATGCGGAACATTATTTAAAGTGCTCGTACAATTATCGAAATGTGTATAACCCTGAGACTCAATTCTTTCATCCGAAAGATAAGAATGGTAAATTTATAGAACCATTTGATTATCGTTTTTCAGGAGGACAAGGTGCTCGCGAATATTATGGTGAAAATAATGCTTGGGTATATCGTTGGGATGTACCTCATAATGTCGGAGATCTGATCGCTATAATGGGAGGAGTTGATCGTTTTATAGAAAATTTGAACCAAACTTTCCGTGAACCGTTGGGACGGGGAAAATATTCTTTCTATGCACAGTTACCGGATCATACGGGTAATGTAGGACAATTTTCTATGGCGAATGAACCCAGTCTTCATATTCCGTATCTTTATAATTATGCCGGTCAACCTTGGATGACACAGAAACGTATTCGCACGTTATTGAAAGAATGGTTTCGCAATGATCTTATGGGAGTTCCGGGAGATGAAGACGGAGGCGGTATGTCTGCTTTTGTTGCATTCAGCTCGATGGGCTTTTATCCGGTGACTCCGGGTAGTCCTACCTATAATATCGGTAGTCCGATGTTTCCGTATGTAAAAATGACTTTAAGCAATGGAAAAATATTTGAAATTATTGCCGAGAATTGTAGCGATGAAAATAAATATATTCAGAGTGCAACCTTAAATGGAAAAGAGTTGAACCAACCGTGGTTTAATCATAGTGATATTGCCAATGGAGGAAAACTTGTGTTAAAAATGGGTGATAAGGCGAATAAAGCATGGGGCAGTGATTTGAAGAATGTCCCTCCATCAGCTAAATCACTGTAA